CGGCACACCGCGCCGGAAGCTGATCGCGTGCGTGTGGCCGCCGCGGTCCACCTCGACGTCCAGTCGCGCGGACAGGGCGTTGACCACGGAGGCGCCCACGCCGTGCAGACCGCCGGAGGCGGCGTACGAGCCGCCGCCGAACTTGCCGCCGGCGTGCAGCTTGGTCATGACGACCTCGACACCGGAGAGGCCGGTCTTGGGCTCCACGTCGACCGGGATACCCCGGCCGTTGTCCCGGACCTCCACGGAGGCGTCGTCGTGGAGGATCACCTCGATGTGGTCGCAGTACCCGCCCAGGGCCTCATCGACGGAATTGTCGATGATCTCCCACAGGCAGTGCATGAGACCACGGCTGTCGGTGGAGCCGATGTACATACCCGGGCGCTTGCGTACGGCCTCGAGCCCCTCGAGGACGAGCAGGTGCCGCGCGGTGTAGTTGGACCCGTCCCGGTCTGCTCCTGCCAGCAGAGCTGTGGACGGCACGGACGTCTCGGCGGTCACGCGGTTCGCTCCTCGCTGAATTTCAGGTGGGGCCCTTGTGGGTAAGGGCGCGGCTTCGGTAGCCGCCAAGAGGGTACCGAGGCCTGGTAGAGCCGTTGTAACGCCACCCTCGTGCGGAACACAGACTAATCCAGGGTCGCATGCCTGTTCGATCCCTCGATGGGGTGAAGTACATATCACGTTCCCTCAGGGGCATGAACCATTTAGGCTCCGGGCACGTCCTCATGAACAACCGGCAACCCAGCCGGCGGGACCGACCTTGACCGACCAGTGCGAAACCGTAAGACACAGAGACACGCAATACGGCACATTCGCCGCCAAACCGGCAGCAGCCAGCCGTCCGGAAAATTTCTCTCTGGGAGAAGCCCCGAGCGGGAACGTTTTGGGGCTGGTTGGATGTTGACCCTGGTACGACAGCTCGTCGAGCTAGAGAAGAGGCGACGTGACTACTGTTCTGACCCCCGCGAGCCCGCTGACGGCCGCAGACCGCTGCGACCGCTGCGGCGCCCAGGCGTACGTACGCGTCGTCCTGATCAGCGGCGGAGAACTGCTCTTCTGCGCCCACCACGGTCGCAAGTTCGAGCCGGAACTCAAGAAGATCGCCGCTGAGATACAGGACGAGACGGAGCGGCTCACGGCCATTCCCGCAACCGCCTCCGAAGAAGAGCGCTGACACTCGCGTCCACGACGAGCCGGCGCCGACACAGGTCGGCATAAGGGCGGCCGCCCCTGCTCCCAGGGGCAGCCGCCCTTGCTCATGGCTCGCGTGGACCCGCTCAGTGCCCCTCCGGCACCCCTGCACGATTCCGCGGCGCCGACGCGGCCACTCTGCGACCGTCCTGGTCCAGGGTCCGCATGACGTTGGACACCCGCGTGTAGACGCCGGGCCAGCCCGGCCGCCCGCAGCCGTTCCCCCAGGACACCAGCCCGATCAGCTTCCCCTGGGCAACCAGCGGCCCTCCGCTGTCCCCCTGGCAGGAGTCTCGGCCGCCCCGCTCCTCCCCCGCGCACAGCATGCTGTCGGCGCGGTAGGTGCCTTCGGCCGTCCCCGGATAGGCCTCCTGGCAACGCGTGTCTGACATCACATGCACCCGCGCGGCCCGGAGACTTCGCGCGTAGTCACCACCACCGGTGATGTCGCCCCAGCCGTACACCATCGCGCGGGTCCCTGCCGCGTATGCGGGGTCTCCGGCGGCCGCCATCCCGATCACCGCACTCTGCGGCAGCGGCTCGGCGAGCGTGAGAACGGCGAAGTCCCCCGCATTGGTGTCCGGGTCGTATCCCGGATTCACCCAGGCCTCTCGTACGGCGATCTCCGCGCCCTGGTCCGACAGCAGGTCCGTACGGCCCGCGATGACCCGGAAGTCGCGCACCCCCTCCGGTGGCGCCCCCAGCACGTTCTCGCCCATGCAGTGGGCCGCGGTGAGCACCGTGGTCGGGCCGACGGCGACACCACCGCAGAACTGCCCGGCGCGCGTACCCCCGAACCGGTCACGGCTGGACAGCGCCACTGTCCAGGGCGCCGTCGACACGTCCACCGGGAATCCCCCGACGACAATGCTGTCGGCCGCCACAGGGGCAGCCGACGCCAGCGGTATGGCCGCCGCCACGGCCGCCAGAATCAGCGGCCGGGTCAGCGCCCGGGCAATGGGACGACGCATGCATGCTCCTCACTCCGGGTCACGATCGGAAACCCAGAGTCACGCAGGGCGCCCGTGCGCGCAGCACGAAGGCCCGGCCCCTGAAGAGGGACCGGGCCTGTGATGTCGTACGACTACGACCTAGTCGAGGTAGTCGCGCAGCACCTGCGAACGCGACGGGTGGCGCAGCTTCGACATGGTCTTCGACTCGATCTGGCGGATGCGCTCACGCGTGACGCCGTACACCTTGCCGATCTCGTCGAGGGTCTTCGGCTGACCGTCGGTGAGACCGAAGCGCATCGAGACGACGCCCGCCTCGCGCTCGGACAGGGTGTCGAGGACGGAGTGCAGCTGCTCCTGCAGAAGCGTGAAGCTGACCGCGTCGGCCGGGACGACGGCCTCGGAGTCCTCGATGAGGTCACCGAACTCGCTGTCGCCGTCCTCGCCCAGCGGGGTGTGCAGCGAGATGGGCTCGCGGCCGTACTTCTGGACCTCGATGACCTTCTCCGGGGTCATGTCGAGTTCCTTGGCCAGCTCCTCCGGGGTGGGCTCGCGGCCCAGGTCCTGGAGCATCTGGCGCTGCACGCGCGCGAGCTTGTTGATGACCTCGACCATGTGCACCGGGATACGGATGGTGCGGGCCTGGTCGGCCATGGCGCGGGTGATCGCCTGACGGATCCACCAGGTGGCGTACGTGGAGAACTTGTAGCCCTTGGTGTAGTCGAACTTCTCGACCGCGCGGATCAGACCGAGGTTGCCCTCCTGGATGAGGTCCAGGAAGAGCATGCCGCGGCCGGTGTAGCGCTTGGCCAGGGAGACCACCAGACGGAGGTTGGCCTCCAGGAGGTGGTTCTTGGCGCGGCGGCCGTCCTCGGCGATGATCTCCAGCTCGCGCTTGAGCTTGGGGGCGAGCTTGTCGGCGTTGGCCAGCTTGTCCTCGGCGAACAGACCGGCCTCGATGCGCTTGGCGAGTTCGACCTCCTGCTCGGCGTTGAGCAGGGGGACCTTGCCGATCTGCTTGAGGTAGTCCTTGACGGGGTCGGCGGTGGCACCGGCGGCCGCGACCTGCTGCGCGGGCGCGTCGTCCTCGTCCTCGTCGGAGAGCACGAAGCCGGCGCTCTCGGCGCCCTCGGGCTCGTCGCCCGCCTTGGGGGCCGCCTCCTCGAGAACCTCTTCCTCGAGGATCTCGGCGTCGTCCTTCTTGGCGGTGGTCTTCTTGGCCGCCACGGTCTTCTTGGTGGCAACCGTCTTCTTCGCGGCCGCCTTCTTGGTGGCGGCAGCCTTCTTGGCGGCCGGCTTCGCGGCGGCCTCGCCCTCGACGACGGGCTCGGCGGCGGGGGCCGCGGGGGTGGCGGTGGCGGTGGCCTTCTTCGTGGTCACCGTCTTCGCCGCGACCGTCTTGGTGGCGGTGCGCTTGGCCGGACTCTTCGCTGCGACGCTCTTTCGGGTGCGCTTGGGCTCCGCGGCACTGACCATCAGCGTCACACCCTCTTCCTCGAGGATCTGGTTGAGGCTGCGCAGTACGTTCTTCCACTGAGTGGCCGGAATCTGGTCAGCTTCGAAGGCCCGACGCACGTCATCGCCGGCGATCTGCCCCTCAGCCTTTCCCCGCTCAATGAGAGCCATGACAGAGACGGACTCGG
Above is a window of Streptomyces griseorubiginosus DNA encoding:
- a CDS encoding RNA polymerase sigma factor, with the translated sequence MSASTSRTLPPEIAESVSVMALIERGKAEGQIAGDDVRRAFEADQIPATQWKNVLRSLNQILEEEGVTLMVSAAEPKRTRKSVAAKSPAKRTATKTVAAKTVTTKKATATATPAAPAAEPVVEGEAAAKPAAKKAAATKKAAAKKTVATKKTVAAKKTTAKKDDAEILEEEVLEEAAPKAGDEPEGAESAGFVLSDEDEDDAPAQQVAAAGATADPVKDYLKQIGKVPLLNAEQEVELAKRIEAGLFAEDKLANADKLAPKLKRELEIIAEDGRRAKNHLLEANLRLVVSLAKRYTGRGMLFLDLIQEGNLGLIRAVEKFDYTKGYKFSTYATWWIRQAITRAMADQARTIRIPVHMVEVINKLARVQRQMLQDLGREPTPEELAKELDMTPEKVIEVQKYGREPISLHTPLGEDGDSEFGDLIEDSEAVVPADAVSFTLLQEQLHSVLDTLSEREAGVVSMRFGLTDGQPKTLDEIGKVYGVTRERIRQIESKTMSKLRHPSRSQVLRDYLD
- a CDS encoding serine protease — translated: MRRPIARALTRPLILAAVAAAIPLASAAPVAADSIVVGGFPVDVSTAPWTVALSSRDRFGGTRAGQFCGGVAVGPTTVLTAAHCMGENVLGAPPEGVRDFRVIAGRTDLLSDQGAEIAVREAWVNPGYDPDTNAGDFAVLTLAEPLPQSAVIGMAAAGDPAYAAGTRAMVYGWGDITGGGDYARSLRAARVHVMSDTRCQEAYPGTAEGTYRADSMLCAGEERGGRDSCQGDSGGPLVAQGKLIGLVSWGNGCGRPGWPGVYTRVSNVMRTLDQDGRRVAASAPRNRAGVPEGH
- a CDS encoding DUF7455 domain-containing protein; this encodes MTTVLTPASPLTAADRCDRCGAQAYVRVVLISGGELLFCAHHGRKFEPELKKIAAEIQDETERLTAIPATASEEER